A window of Methanolobus sediminis contains these coding sequences:
- a CDS encoding helix-turn-helix domain-containing protein, producing the protein MSTVEKIIDAVFESDEDFRRILSTTIKEDLNMNMAEFAEQAGVPASTLYKIMSGKREPNVKTLRQIIKTVKRLEGSEKGEFIAVIAARPVLDNISETKRKICGNLCTIREYSATSMEEAIIAAVRAERDGAKALVCAPIVSPTVEKILRIPVATIMPKNSLFEAIELVAKKIS; encoded by the coding sequence ATGAGCACTGTAGAAAAAATAATAGATGCTGTTTTTGAATCTGATGAAGATTTCAGACGAATCCTTTCTACTACTATAAAAGAAGACCTGAACATGAATATGGCAGAGTTTGCAGAGCAGGCAGGTGTACCTGCCAGTACTCTCTATAAGATCATGTCCGGAAAAAGAGAACCTAATGTCAAGACACTAAGACAAATAATTAAAACGGTAAAAAGACTGGAAGGTTCTGAAAAGGGAGAATTCATTGCGGTGATTGCTGCAAGACCGGTGCTGGACAATATCAGTGAAACTAAAAGAAAGATATGCGGAAACCTTTGTACTATCAGAGAGTATTCTGCAACTTCCATGGAAGAAGCCATTATTGCTGCCGTACGTGCAGAAAGAGATGGAGCAAAAGCACTTGTGTGTGCACCCATAGTCAGCCCTACAGTGGAAAAAATACTGAGAATACCTGTTGCAACCATCATGCCAAAGAATAGTCTTTTTGAGGCTATCGAGCTTGTGGCCAAGAAGATAAGTTGA